One stretch of Akkermansia sp. RCC_12PD DNA includes these proteins:
- a CDS encoding glycosyltransferase has protein sequence MEIALHAVSVSIIVPCYNVAPYVDACMDSLVCQTLRDIEIICVNDGSTDGTPALLRAWEERDSRVRVIDRENGGLSVARNTGMELAAGEYIGFVDPDDYVEHSMYARLLEEARRHDSDVVACGYTCFSVHGGKVFEKWNISPDFGVEEDAQSSVFGSGSACERMDIVAWNKLYKRGFLERNNLCFEPSCRQAEDVLFWLMLLAHVSRLAVIPDRLYWYRKEREGALSLKWEEEGAPVLLLIDRLACATVYWKKFGWLESGLERGWVVYFLRCYLLQRLVPVHKPFPPLSREEWRAFHGKFQEWFALAGDKVDRLQILDKWETAFCRLLSQPAKTPYWMRRMWWKLLSRRGGRRGRYYTLRVLLAQEYPKK, from the coding sequence ATGGAGATTGCATTGCATGCGGTAAGCGTATCCATCATTGTCCCTTGTTATAATGTAGCTCCTTATGTGGATGCCTGCATGGACAGCCTGGTGTGCCAGACTCTCCGGGATATTGAAATTATTTGTGTGAATGACGGGTCCACGGACGGTACCCCGGCGTTGCTGCGCGCCTGGGAGGAACGGGACAGCCGTGTACGGGTGATTGACCGTGAAAACGGCGGCCTTTCCGTGGCCCGTAACACTGGTATGGAACTGGCGGCAGGGGAATATATCGGCTTTGTGGACCCGGACGACTACGTGGAACATTCCATGTATGCCCGTCTGCTGGAGGAAGCCCGCAGGCATGACTCGGATGTCGTGGCGTGTGGTTATACATGTTTTTCAGTTCATGGCGGGAAGGTTTTTGAGAAATGGAATATCTCGCCGGATTTCGGAGTGGAGGAAGATGCACAGTCAAGTGTATTTGGATCAGGGTCTGCCTGTGAAAGAATGGATATAGTCGCTTGGAACAAGCTATATAAGAGAGGGTTTCTGGAAAGAAACAACCTCTGCTTTGAACCTTCCTGCAGGCAGGCGGAGGACGTTCTTTTCTGGCTGATGCTGCTGGCGCATGTTTCCCGTCTGGCAGTAATTCCCGACCGTTTATACTGGTACAGGAAAGAAAGGGAGGGAGCCCTTTCCCTGAAATGGGAAGAAGAAGGGGCCCCCGTTCTTCTTTTGATAGATCGTCTGGCATGTGCTACCGTTTACTGGAAAAAATTCGGATGGCTGGAATCCGGCCTGGAAAGAGGATGGGTGGTTTATTTCCTGCGGTGCTACCTGTTGCAACGCCTGGTGCCCGTGCATAAGCCGTTTCCCCCTTTAAGCAGAGAGGAATGGCGGGCTTTCCACGGAAAATTCCAAGAGTGGTTTGCGCTGGCCGGGGACAAGGTGGACAGGTTGCAGATATTGGATAAATGGGAGACAGCGTTTTGCCGTCTATTATCCCAGCCCGCAAAAACTCCGTACTGGATGCGCCGTATGTGGTGGAAACTTCTTTCCCGCCGCGGTGGACGCCGGGGCCGCTATTATACCCTGCGAGTTCTTTTGGCACAGGAATACCCGAAAAAATAA
- a CDS encoding glycosyltransferase codes for MNIDVSIIVPCYNVESYVDNCLEALTAQTLHQMEIICVNDGSTDGTLSRLQIWAQQFPHIRIIDQSNFGVSMARNAGLEISRGSYVGFVDPDDLVEKDMFACLFQNAVENQADVAVCGYTAFSDKTGAVLEEESWSPDTMFYPEEHVEKFRRGSIWSRCVGPVCNKLIRRSVLEEHYVRFIPGLKEGEDMAFLLMLLPFAPRLLTMGNRFYHYRRERAGSATYGRNILLNDYRMDLLNMNAVTRFWQEKGLWTAEVKYGLIDYYMEFLRRHFIMQEGAFFKASKEDRVSLLKKWNEWLELIGGENSLERLDKWDRTFCFLLRKFPLNWNKAAFWQCQLMSFCKGRRGAYYTLRKQLLDLARV; via the coding sequence ATGAATATTGATGTTTCCATTATTGTTCCATGCTATAACGTAGAGTCGTATGTGGATAATTGCCTAGAGGCACTGACGGCTCAGACCTTGCACCAAATGGAAATCATTTGCGTGAATGACGGTTCCACGGATGGAACTTTGTCCCGCTTGCAGATATGGGCGCAACAATTCCCGCACATCCGGATTATTGACCAGTCAAATTTTGGCGTATCCATGGCACGAAATGCCGGGTTAGAGATTTCTCGAGGGAGTTATGTAGGGTTCGTTGATCCGGATGACTTGGTGGAAAAGGACATGTTTGCATGCTTGTTCCAGAATGCCGTGGAGAACCAGGCCGACGTTGCCGTATGCGGATACACCGCTTTTTCTGATAAGACGGGTGCTGTGTTGGAAGAGGAAAGCTGGTCTCCCGATACCATGTTTTATCCAGAGGAGCATGTGGAGAAATTCCGGCGGGGTTCTATCTGGAGCCGTTGTGTGGGCCCGGTATGCAACAAGCTGATACGCAGAAGCGTGCTAGAAGAACATTACGTGCGGTTTATTCCTGGTCTGAAAGAGGGGGAAGACATGGCTTTTTTGCTGATGCTTCTCCCTTTTGCCCCACGGTTACTAACAATGGGAAATCGTTTTTATCATTATCGCCGTGAAAGAGCCGGTTCAGCCACTTACGGGAGAAACATTCTGCTTAATGATTACCGTATGGATTTGCTCAACATGAATGCGGTCACACGATTCTGGCAGGAAAAAGGTTTATGGACGGCGGAAGTAAAATATGGGTTGATTGACTACTACATGGAATTCCTCCGCCGGCATTTCATCATGCAAGAGGGAGCCTTTTTCAAAGCCTCCAAGGAAGACCGCGTGAGCCTGTTGAAAAAATGGAATGAATGGTTGGAGTTGATTGGTGGAGAAAACAGTTTGGAGCGGCTGGACAAGTGGGATCGAACATTTTGTTTTCTTCTGAGAAAATTCCCGTTAAATTGGAATAAGGCCGCCTTTTGGCAATGCCAGCTCATGTCCTTCTGCAAAGGACGCCGCGGTGCTTATTACACTTTGAGGAAACAACTCCTGGACTTGGCTCGTGTATAA
- a CDS encoding glycosyltransferase family 2 protein, whose protein sequence is MNNTVSVILPCYNVAPYLDVCLNSLVNQTLQDIEIICVNDGSTDSTLAVLQCWERKDHRIRVINQENGGLSAARNAGMDLAQGEYIGFVDPDDYVEYSMYERLLETARSSRADVTACGYVAFSDCNGTIMEEWSRSPAAGVEECVRESVFHSDSVWCRMESIACNKLYLRSFLEKCALKFVPSFRKGEDDVFWLMLLPHMGRLAVIPDRLYWYRKQRKGAISYQWEICGCPYGLDMERLEYVTSYWCNISWQESALSRGWMAYLLKRFLLAHVSSAEEIFRVLDDCSRKELVKRYREWFAVSGLSPEFKGLRSWDRKFCRLLDGRGPEKLVFPRLIYRLMGFCSGRRGRYYRLKLYLSSCL, encoded by the coding sequence ATGAATAATACGGTTTCCGTTATTCTTCCCTGCTATAATGTAGCTCCGTACCTGGATGTTTGCTTGAACAGCCTGGTGAACCAGACTTTGCAGGATATTGAGATCATTTGTGTGAATGACGGCTCTACGGACAGTACATTGGCGGTACTCCAGTGCTGGGAGAGGAAAGACCACCGCATCCGGGTAATCAATCAGGAGAACGGCGGCCTTTCCGCCGCACGCAATGCCGGTATGGATTTGGCACAGGGAGAATATATCGGTTTTGTAGACCCTGATGATTATGTGGAATATTCCATGTACGAACGCCTGTTAGAAACTGCCAGATCCTCCAGAGCTGATGTTACTGCATGCGGTTATGTTGCCTTCTCTGATTGTAACGGCACTATTATGGAGGAGTGGAGCAGATCTCCTGCTGCCGGAGTGGAGGAATGCGTGCGGGAAAGTGTTTTTCACTCGGATTCCGTCTGGTGCCGGATGGAATCTATAGCCTGTAACAAATTGTATCTTCGCTCGTTTCTGGAAAAGTGCGCTCTTAAATTTGTGCCTTCATTTCGAAAGGGAGAAGATGATGTTTTTTGGCTGATGTTGCTCCCCCATATGGGCCGTCTTGCCGTTATTCCGGATCGTTTGTATTGGTACCGCAAGCAGAGGAAGGGAGCTATTTCCTACCAGTGGGAAATTTGCGGTTGTCCTTATGGTTTGGACATGGAACGGCTGGAATACGTTACTTCTTATTGGTGTAACATTAGTTGGCAGGAGTCTGCCCTTTCCCGTGGCTGGATGGCTTATTTGCTGAAGCGCTTTCTGCTGGCGCACGTTTCATCAGCAGAAGAAATCTTTCGTGTGCTGGATGACTGCAGCCGGAAGGAATTGGTGAAAAGATACCGTGAATGGTTTGCTGTTTCCGGTTTGTCGCCGGAATTTAAAGGACTGCGATCCTGGGACCGAAAGTTTTGCCGGTTACTGGATGGGAGGGGGCCTGAAAAGTTGGTGTTCCCTCGTTTGATTTATCGCCTCATGGGATTTTGCAGTGGTCGCCGTGGCCGTTATTACCGCTTGAAGTTGTACTTGTCCTCCTGTTTATGA
- a CDS encoding glycosyltransferase family 8 protein — protein MPTSSSPCQKKGHPVPIMFAVTSSWLVPLAVTLYSLCLHSNPRRLYEIQIVHDGLRASEMKELHKAISGHPHISIHFATLPEKLFQSLQNRDCGRFSSLSYVRLLAAGLFPQYDRLLYLDADILLNGDVAELYDTELQGKPIAAVRDCAVLQSICTGRLAPHLECVAGTGVTFPLLYCNTGVMVMDLRQMRQKDMENTLFRILRSRPDSFPYGDQDILNIAFHGSMMPLPVEWNYHFQFELHHKGMQALITGTEFEKVHALFNNRSWKLFHLVGDYKPWLPPDMEKIYHRLYLSLWWPAGRQTPAFRAELRSLYREFTRPIRSRMHRHQWRLLISPAKVFRKRRIKIKGLQRLLAVFDGSWQ, from the coding sequence ATGCCGACTTCATCTTCTCCTTGCCAGAAAAAGGGGCATCCCGTTCCCATCATGTTTGCCGTCACTTCCTCCTGGCTTGTTCCTTTGGCGGTGACCCTTTATTCTCTCTGCCTTCATTCCAATCCCCGCCGCCTTTATGAAATCCAGATCGTTCATGACGGCCTGAGAGCTTCAGAAATGAAGGAACTGCACAAGGCCATCTCCGGCCATCCCCATATATCAATTCATTTTGCCACGCTCCCGGAAAAACTGTTCCAATCCCTCCAGAACAGGGATTGCGGCCGATTTTCCTCCCTGTCCTACGTCCGCCTTCTGGCTGCCGGCCTGTTTCCCCAGTATGACCGGCTCCTGTATCTGGATGCAGACATCCTGCTGAACGGAGACGTAGCTGAACTTTACGATACCGAACTTCAGGGAAAACCGATAGCCGCCGTCCGGGATTGCGCTGTCCTGCAGAGCATCTGCACGGGAAGGCTCGCGCCCCATCTGGAATGCGTGGCTGGCACGGGCGTAACTTTCCCGCTGCTGTACTGCAATACAGGAGTAATGGTCATGGATCTCCGTCAAATGCGGCAAAAAGACATGGAAAATACTCTTTTCCGGATACTCCGCTCCCGCCCGGATTCTTTTCCGTACGGGGATCAGGACATTTTAAACATCGCCTTTCACGGCAGCATGATGCCCCTGCCCGTAGAGTGGAATTACCACTTCCAATTCGAACTGCACCACAAAGGAATGCAGGCCCTCATCACCGGAACCGAATTCGAGAAAGTGCATGCCCTGTTCAACAACCGTTCATGGAAGCTGTTCCATCTGGTCGGCGACTACAAGCCCTGGCTCCCGCCGGACATGGAAAAGATTTACCACCGCCTCTACCTCTCCCTCTGGTGGCCGGCCGGCCGGCAGACTCCCGCATTCCGCGCCGAACTGCGTTCCCTCTACCGGGAATTCACACGCCCCATCCGTTCCCGGATGCACCGCCATCAATGGAGGCTGCTCATCTCCCCCGCCAAAGTCTTCCGGAAACGCCGGATAAAGATCAAAGGTCTTCAACGACTGCTGGCCGTCTTTGACGGCAGCTGGCAATAA
- a CDS encoding glycosyltransferase — protein sequence MHPSVSIILPCYNVAPYLDVCLNSLVNQTLQDIEIICVNDGSMDDTPSLLNAWALKDSRVHVFNRKNGGQAAARNDGMDWAQGEYIGFVDPDDYVEHSMYARLLEEARRYDADVAVCGYTGFSDSDEAVLEEWSLSPDAGVEENMKESPFQWNALWMQADVVVWNKLYRNDFLRKNRLRFEPSFRSVEDDVFWMMLLPHVTRLAVIPDRLYWYRRQRKGSVSSFCGKDGTSFLVVLERLEYATMYWKKAGWWESGVSLGWVSHVLQHYLLAHLISMNHPLPSLDEQEWALFRNKCRKWFSMVGDTDVFCNLGKWDYAFCRLLACPPERAGPLSLAWWNLLSHCRGRRGRYYVMRRKLALAAAEASRLQTEDTGVPLNKKL from the coding sequence ATGCACCCCTCCGTCTCCATCATTCTTCCCTGCTATAATGTGGCTCCGTACCTGGATGTTTGCTTGAACAGCCTGGTGAACCAGACTTTGCAGGATATTGAGATCATCTGTGTGAATGACGGTTCTATGGATGATACGCCGTCTCTATTAAATGCATGGGCTTTAAAAGACAGCCGTGTGCATGTGTTTAACCGCAAAAATGGAGGGCAGGCTGCCGCCCGCAACGACGGCATGGATTGGGCACAGGGAGAATATATCGGTTTTGTAGACCCGGACGATTATGTGGAACATTCCATGTATGCCCGTCTGCTGGAAGAAGCTCGTAGATATGATGCAGACGTAGCGGTTTGCGGTTATACAGGTTTTTCCGATTCTGATGAGGCAGTGCTGGAAGAATGGAGCCTTTCTCCAGATGCCGGAGTAGAGGAAAACATGAAAGAAAGTCCATTCCAATGGAATGCTCTTTGGATGCAGGCGGATGTCGTTGTGTGGAACAAACTGTACAGGAATGATTTTTTGAGAAAAAACCGTCTTCGGTTTGAACCTTCATTCCGTTCCGTGGAAGATGATGTGTTTTGGATGATGTTGTTACCGCACGTAACCCGCCTTGCTGTTATCCCAGACCGTTTGTATTGGTATCGCAGGCAAAGGAAAGGTTCTGTTTCTTCCTTTTGCGGAAAAGATGGAACTTCTTTCCTAGTGGTATTGGAACGGTTGGAGTATGCAACGATGTATTGGAAAAAGGCGGGCTGGTGGGAATCGGGTGTAAGTCTGGGCTGGGTATCCCACGTTTTGCAACATTATCTGCTGGCGCATTTGATTTCCATGAACCACCCTCTCCCGTCTCTGGATGAACAGGAATGGGCATTGTTCCGCAATAAGTGCCGGAAATGGTTTTCAATGGTAGGGGATACAGATGTCTTCTGCAATCTGGGTAAATGGGATTATGCCTTTTGCCGCTTGCTTGCATGTCCTCCGGAACGTGCTGGTCCCCTTTCCCTGGCTTGGTGGAATCTTCTTTCCCATTGCCGTGGACGTCGCGGACGCTATTACGTGATGCGGAGAAAGCTGGCTCTTGCAGCGGCAGAGGCCAGCCGCCTGCAAACGGAAGATACTGGTGTCCCTCTGAATAAGAAACTGTAA
- a CDS encoding DJ-1 family glyoxalase III, whose amino-acid sequence MKKVAILAAPGFEEIELIAPLDILRRLNMEVLLAGVQSDKVVSTHDVTVTTDTMLDKLHADKLDALVLPGGAGSWILRDTPEVIHLVKKMNEAGKLVAAICAAPIVLAKAGLVKDKDITAYPAQDVYRELNEAGAHIIKDENVVLDGNVLTANGPGAAMLFGYSIGEYLGEDLQVAQLKEQMCYTGV is encoded by the coding sequence ATGAAAAAAGTCGCCATTCTTGCCGCACCCGGATTTGAAGAAATCGAACTCATTGCCCCGCTGGACATCCTGCGCCGGCTGAATATGGAAGTCCTGCTTGCCGGCGTACAATCAGACAAGGTGGTTAGCACCCACGACGTAACCGTCACTACGGACACCATGCTGGACAAGCTCCACGCCGACAAGCTGGATGCCCTAGTTCTGCCCGGCGGCGCAGGCTCCTGGATTCTGCGGGATACGCCGGAAGTCATTCATCTGGTAAAGAAAATGAATGAAGCGGGCAAACTGGTGGCCGCCATCTGCGCCGCCCCCATCGTTCTGGCAAAAGCCGGACTGGTCAAGGACAAGGACATCACGGCCTACCCGGCCCAGGACGTCTACCGGGAGCTCAACGAGGCTGGGGCCCACATCATCAAGGATGAAAATGTGGTTCTGGACGGCAACGTGCTCACCGCTAACGGCCCCGGAGCCGCCATGCTCTTCGGCTACTCCATCGGGGAATACCTGGGAGAAGACCTCCAGGTGGCCCAGCTTAAGGAGCAAATGTGCTACACCGGGGTGTAA
- a CDS encoding glycosyltransferase family 8 protein — protein MQSTSIHSPHGQAAVAVMFAVTAPWTVCLAVTLHSLCVHANPDRSYEIWIVHDGLTGENIQELRKAVAAYPHVLLHFSTMPDKLAAVLDHRDVKRFSSLAYARLLAASLLPSHNRIVYLDADTVIYADVAELYDADLGGNPLGAVRDVSVLSSLIAGYPRLQLRKLEPLGLSNPRHYFNSGVLVLDLALIRAENAEPRLLQVIEEYNEQLEHPDQDALNIVFHDRISPLPVEWNYHFQFELKKDGLEAAAEGTEFSGISTIYANRSWKLFHMIGSKKPWLQPEKTEEYLMSTNVWWEAAMETPSHQPYVKNLLDEFTRWTRKQLRYNQWHLPFSFGKNFRKRQKRIRLLKRLLHAFENGRA, from the coding sequence ATGCAATCTACATCAATCCATTCCCCGCACGGACAGGCTGCCGTTGCTGTCATGTTTGCCGTTACTGCGCCATGGACCGTCTGCCTGGCCGTCACCCTTCACTCCCTGTGCGTCCACGCCAATCCGGACCGGAGCTATGAAATCTGGATCGTCCACGACGGTCTGACCGGAGAAAACATACAGGAATTGCGTAAAGCCGTTGCCGCATATCCTCATGTGCTCCTGCATTTCAGCACGATGCCGGACAAACTGGCGGCTGTGCTGGACCACCGGGACGTCAAACGCTTCTCTTCCCTGGCATATGCACGTCTGCTGGCCGCCAGCCTTTTGCCCTCTCACAACCGAATAGTGTATCTGGATGCGGATACGGTCATCTATGCGGATGTAGCGGAACTTTACGATGCCGACCTCGGCGGAAATCCTCTGGGTGCCGTTCGGGACGTATCTGTACTGAGCAGCCTGATTGCAGGCTATCCGCGCCTCCAGCTTAGAAAACTGGAACCGCTCGGCCTGAGCAATCCCCGCCATTACTTCAACTCGGGCGTTTTGGTTCTGGATCTGGCCCTGATACGGGCGGAAAATGCGGAACCGCGCCTCCTTCAGGTGATTGAAGAATACAACGAACAACTGGAGCATCCGGACCAGGACGCCCTGAACATCGTGTTTCACGACCGGATATCCCCTCTCCCCGTTGAATGGAATTATCACTTCCAGTTTGAGCTGAAAAAAGACGGCTTGGAAGCCGCAGCGGAGGGAACGGAATTCTCCGGCATTTCCACGATTTACGCCAACCGCTCATGGAAGCTCTTTCATATGATCGGCTCCAAAAAACCCTGGCTTCAGCCTGAAAAGACGGAAGAATACCTTATGTCCACGAATGTCTGGTGGGAAGCGGCCATGGAAACCCCTTCCCACCAGCCCTACGTAAAGAATTTGCTGGATGAATTCACACGCTGGACGCGCAAGCAGCTCCGCTACAACCAATGGCACCTTCCCTTCTCCTTCGGAAAGAATTTCCGCAAACGCCAGAAAAGAATCCGCTTGTTGAAACGCCTGCTGCACGCTTTTGAAAACGGCAGGGCATGA
- the nagA gene encoding N-acetylglucosamine-6-phosphate deacetylase: MKTLIKNARIISPGIDLPGAAVEIEGTVITAVYPAGSELPAADKVVDAEGKMLLPGFIDIHSHGAGGCDTCDAKLESLRTIAECKMKEGVTSWLPTTLTLSPKVLENVCASVAEYMKNQEFAKTPGVHLEGPFINPKCCGAQNPAFVRQPDYDEVANLNSIAKVLLVSLAPEMPGAVDFISKASAAGIRCSAGHSAATHEDFNKAKAAGLVHLTHYCNQMSPLHHREIGLVGSGLLDREIKIEIICDTIHLCADMLKTVFKNKETDQMMMITDSLACSWMPDGPGDLGGLPIIVKDGVARLQESGALAGSTLKYAHGLKNVHRLTGKPLSELVKATSWNQAQSLGLEGLGKIAPGFTADMVLLDDDFNTSRVFIDGVEKYSA, from the coding sequence ATGAAAACACTCATTAAAAACGCACGCATCATTTCCCCCGGCATCGACCTGCCCGGGGCAGCCGTGGAAATCGAAGGAACGGTCATCACCGCCGTTTATCCCGCCGGGAGCGAACTTCCCGCGGCGGACAAGGTGGTGGACGCGGAAGGCAAGATGCTCCTTCCCGGATTCATCGACATCCACAGCCACGGTGCCGGCGGCTGCGACACCTGCGACGCAAAGCTGGAAAGCCTCCGCACCATCGCGGAATGCAAAATGAAGGAAGGCGTCACCTCCTGGCTGCCGACCACCCTCACCCTGTCTCCCAAGGTGCTGGAAAACGTGTGCGCCTCCGTAGCGGAATACATGAAGAACCAGGAATTTGCGAAAACCCCCGGCGTTCATCTGGAAGGGCCGTTCATCAATCCCAAGTGCTGCGGTGCGCAAAACCCCGCCTTTGTCCGCCAGCCGGACTATGATGAAGTAGCCAATCTCAATTCCATCGCCAAGGTGCTGCTGGTCTCCCTGGCGCCGGAAATGCCCGGCGCCGTGGACTTCATTTCGAAAGCATCCGCCGCAGGCATCCGCTGCTCCGCCGGCCACAGCGCGGCTACCCACGAGGATTTCAACAAGGCGAAAGCCGCCGGCCTGGTCCACCTGACCCACTACTGCAACCAGATGTCCCCCCTGCACCACCGTGAAATCGGCCTTGTGGGCTCCGGACTGCTGGACAGGGAAATCAAGATCGAAATCATTTGCGACACCATCCACCTCTGCGCGGACATGCTCAAAACCGTATTCAAGAACAAGGAAACGGACCAGATGATGATGATCACGGACTCCCTGGCCTGCTCCTGGATGCCGGACGGCCCCGGCGACCTCGGCGGCCTGCCCATCATCGTGAAGGACGGCGTGGCTCGCTTGCAGGAATCCGGCGCCCTGGCCGGCAGCACCCTCAAATATGCCCACGGCCTGAAAAACGTGCACCGCCTGACCGGCAAGCCCCTCAGCGAGCTGGTCAAGGCTACCTCCTGGAACCAGGCCCAGTCCCTGGGACTGGAAGGCCTCGGCAAGATCGCGCCCGGCTTCACGGCGGACATGGTCCTGCTGGACGATGATTTCAACACCTCCAGGGTGTTCATCGACGGCGTAGAAAAATACAGCGCCTGA
- a CDS encoding biotin/lipoyl-containing protein, protein MAITIEMPRLSDSMHEGIVLRWIKKIGDFVEVGDHLADIETEKAHVELQACEDGTLTEILVPEGATAAVGTPIALLQSEFGAASCDCPPSSPVVKFSPLAAKLAAEAGMDPASLHGTGPHGRIMAADVRAAVRRTEGPARKVHTPLAPKDTRHATRVDNFYLYTLGANMSYLAAISTPIAVQCEKLIGGRYSLFDYVVRAAVKACLSEPEWLAGDASAELLMVLDKGEKYVLIENAGAKTIYNIAMERFAASKSGAPAPGTVAPNILLCDSGVNVEAQRSVIRDMPHSIISIGGTTPKTGIEAGRPVSKLILPVTLYVNANILPECKASKIAAEFKTLLENPVLLLL, encoded by the coding sequence ATGGCCATTACCATTGAAATGCCCCGCCTTTCCGATTCCATGCACGAAGGCATCGTCCTGAGATGGATCAAAAAAATAGGAGACTTTGTGGAAGTGGGAGACCACCTGGCCGACATCGAAACGGAAAAGGCCCACGTGGAGCTTCAGGCATGCGAGGACGGAACCCTGACGGAAATCCTGGTGCCGGAAGGCGCCACAGCCGCCGTGGGCACTCCCATTGCCCTGCTGCAGTCGGAATTCGGTGCGGCCTCCTGTGACTGCCCCCCTTCCTCCCCCGTGGTAAAATTCAGTCCTCTGGCTGCCAAACTGGCGGCGGAAGCCGGGATGGACCCCGCCAGCCTGCACGGCACCGGTCCGCACGGCAGAATCATGGCGGCGGACGTACGCGCCGCGGTTCGCCGGACTGAAGGCCCCGCGCGGAAGGTGCATACCCCCCTGGCGCCGAAGGATACGCGCCATGCCACGCGCGTGGACAACTTTTATCTTTATACTCTGGGGGCCAACATGTCCTATCTGGCCGCCATCAGCACGCCCATTGCCGTCCAGTGTGAAAAGCTCATCGGGGGGCGCTACAGTCTGTTCGACTACGTCGTGCGCGCCGCCGTCAAGGCATGTCTCAGCGAACCGGAATGGCTGGCGGGAGACGCTTCCGCGGAACTCCTCATGGTGCTGGACAAGGGGGAAAAATACGTCCTCATTGAAAACGCTGGCGCCAAGACCATCTACAACATTGCCATGGAACGGTTCGCCGCATCCAAATCCGGTGCGCCCGCTCCGGGAACCGTGGCGCCCAACATCCTGCTCTGTGACAGCGGCGTGAATGTGGAAGCCCAGCGCTCCGTCATACGCGACATGCCCCACAGCATCATCAGCATCGGAGGCACGACACCAAAAACGGGCATTGAAGCGGGACGCCCCGTTTCCAAGCTCATCCTGCCCGTCACCCTGTACGTAAACGCCAACATTCTTCCGGAATGCAAGGCCTCCAAAATCGCCGCCGAATTCAAAACCCTGCTGGAAAACCCGGTCTTGCTGCTCCTGTAG
- a CDS encoding peptidylprolyl isomerase, whose translation MKKYFTLLLCSLCALAAFTACADSTAGLKDVKVVMSTTKGDIELALYPCKAPVTVANFLNLINRGYYKGVTFHRVIPDFMIQGGDPQGTGMGGPGYEFEDEFSPDLKHDGPGILSMANRGPRTNGSQFFITHVATPHLDGRHTVFGKVLKGQAVVNAIARGDKIKDIRILDKAEADAVLKVEAARVAEWNKTLDAQK comes from the coding sequence ATGAAAAAGTATTTTACCCTTCTGCTGTGTTCCTTGTGCGCCCTGGCGGCCTTTACGGCCTGCGCCGACTCCACCGCCGGACTCAAGGACGTGAAAGTAGTCATGTCCACCACCAAGGGGGACATTGAACTGGCCCTCTATCCCTGCAAGGCACCAGTTACTGTCGCCAACTTCCTGAACCTCATTAACAGGGGCTATTACAAGGGAGTAACCTTCCACCGCGTGATTCCGGACTTCATGATCCAGGGAGGCGATCCCCAGGGCACGGGCATGGGCGGTCCCGGCTATGAGTTTGAAGACGAATTCTCCCCCGACCTCAAACACGACGGTCCCGGTATCCTTTCCATGGCAAACCGCGGTCCCCGGACCAACGGCTCCCAGTTCTTCATCACCCACGTGGCTACGCCCCATCTTGACGGACGCCATACCGTCTTCGGGAAAGTGCTGAAAGGGCAAGCCGTCGTCAACGCCATTGCCCGCGGAGACAAAATCAAGGACATCCGCATTCTGGACAAGGCCGAGGCAGACGCCGTTCTGAAAGTGGAAGCCGCCCGGGTGGCCGAGTGGAACAAGACGCTGGACGCACAGAAGTAA